One stretch of Nocardia mangyaensis DNA includes these proteins:
- a CDS encoding vWA domain-containing protein, giving the protein MRFAKIIGLVGVLGLLAAPAPAQAAPETSPYAPTMLVLDASGSMLAPDPGGGTKMDAAKSAVRAFVDTAPEQAQVGLSVYGTGTGSTDAEQAAGCRDVSVLRAPETIDRPALTTAVDGIVPRGYTPIGTALRTAAAELPTEGPRSIVLVSDGLDTCAPPDPCEVARELGGNGAEIVVHAIGFGVDDPSRVQLTCIAETTGGTYTDAADGTALEQVLPRVSKAALRDYASEGDRVEGTASYQDAPVLAAGQYLDTIGQQQRRHYAVDIPEGATAYFAGTVSFPRGENNPRSNNVLQQRVFGAEGRDCNAFEFEQATRSTDGVALTVAKEWKGATEASDTDGCKGGGRYYFTLEWSSVADGAPESLPLELNVAIEPGVTDPGPAADPAPVAFVEPSGPSTPVTGGGSLNVATELGGSGSYTDTLQRGEFVFYKVKVDWGQGLAYRVRYLETPGRGIEHVSSIDTTLYTPYRKELDREFGVYTGTATALPTNEPALVTPEVRYRNRESSAPDVAAVAMAGWYYIAVKLAPARDDAVAGPVPVELDLAVTGTPEPGPTFRATAPEPADEGRTDATTSAEPAGDSTVLVTALAIAAFVFAVGGTAAIVVLRKRGHRRHR; this is encoded by the coding sequence ATGCGTTTCGCGAAGATCATCGGACTGGTGGGGGTGCTCGGTCTGCTGGCCGCGCCTGCCCCCGCGCAAGCAGCACCCGAGACCAGCCCTTACGCGCCGACCATGCTGGTGCTCGACGCCTCCGGCTCGATGCTGGCTCCCGACCCCGGCGGTGGCACCAAGATGGACGCGGCGAAGTCGGCGGTGCGCGCTTTCGTCGACACCGCCCCGGAGCAGGCCCAGGTTGGCCTGTCGGTGTACGGCACCGGCACCGGCTCCACCGACGCGGAACAGGCCGCGGGCTGTCGTGACGTGTCGGTGCTGCGTGCGCCGGAGACCATCGACCGCCCCGCGCTGACCACCGCCGTCGACGGGATCGTCCCGCGCGGCTACACCCCGATCGGCACCGCGTTGCGCACCGCCGCGGCCGAACTCCCCACCGAGGGCCCACGCTCGATCGTGCTGGTCTCCGACGGCCTCGACACCTGCGCGCCGCCCGATCCGTGCGAGGTCGCCCGCGAACTCGGTGGCAACGGCGCCGAGATCGTGGTGCACGCCATCGGTTTCGGCGTCGACGATCCCTCGCGCGTCCAGCTGACCTGCATCGCCGAGACCACCGGTGGCACCTACACCGACGCCGCCGACGGCACGGCGCTCGAACAGGTGCTGCCCCGGGTGAGCAAGGCGGCCCTGCGCGACTACGCCTCGGAAGGCGATCGCGTCGAGGGCACCGCGAGCTACCAGGACGCTCCCGTGCTGGCGGCCGGGCAGTACCTCGACACCATCGGGCAACAGCAGCGGCGCCACTACGCGGTCGATATTCCCGAGGGGGCGACGGCGTACTTCGCCGGAACCGTCTCCTTCCCGCGCGGCGAGAACAACCCCCGGTCCAACAACGTCCTCCAACAGCGAGTCTTCGGTGCCGAGGGCAGGGACTGCAACGCCTTCGAATTCGAGCAGGCCACCCGATCCACCGATGGTGTCGCGCTCACGGTCGCCAAGGAGTGGAAGGGCGCGACCGAGGCGAGCGACACCGACGGGTGCAAGGGCGGCGGCCGGTACTACTTCACGCTGGAGTGGTCCAGCGTCGCCGACGGCGCGCCCGAATCGTTGCCGCTGGAACTCAATGTCGCCATCGAACCGGGCGTCACCGACCCAGGTCCGGCCGCGGACCCCGCACCGGTCGCCTTCGTCGAGCCGAGCGGACCGAGCACCCCGGTGACCGGCGGCGGCTCGCTCAATGTGGCGACCGAACTCGGCGGCTCCGGCAGCTACACCGACACCCTGCAGCGCGGCGAATTCGTCTTCTACAAGGTGAAGGTGGACTGGGGGCAGGGCCTGGCCTACCGGGTGCGCTACCTCGAGACGCCGGGTCGCGGCATCGAGCACGTCTCCTCGATCGACACCACCCTCTACACCCCCTACCGCAAGGAACTCGACCGCGAGTTCGGCGTCTACACGGGAACGGCAACGGCCCTGCCGACGAACGAGCCCGCCTTGGTCACTCCGGAGGTGCGCTATCGCAACCGCGAATCCTCCGCCCCCGATGTCGCCGCGGTCGCCATGGCCGGGTGGTACTACATCGCCGTGAAGTTGGCTCCCGCCAGGGACGACGCCGTCGCGGGCCCCGTGCCCGTCGAACTCGACCTCGCCGTGACCGGTACCCCCGAGCCGGGCCCCACCTTCCGCGCGACCGCCCCCGAGCCCGCCGACGAGGGCCGAACCGACGCGACGACGTCTGCCGAGCCAGCGGGCGACAGCACGGTGCTCGTCACCGCCCTCGCGATCGCCGCCTTCGTCTTCGCCGTCGGCGGTACGGCCGCGATCGTGGTGCTGCGCAAGCGAGGCCATCGGCGCCACCGCTGA
- a CDS encoding exodeoxyribonuclease III yields the protein MPIILSTVNVNGVRAAATKGMVSWLAATEADIVCLQETRATDAQTAAALAPALDAGWVLSHAEPESKGRAGVAILSRRAPDAVRIGFGSAEFAASGRYLEADFDDVTVASVYVHSGEANTPKQDEKYRFMAELGAYLKSRTGQFVVSGDWNIAPAEADLKNWKGNQKSAGFLPEERAWIADLLAAGYVDVVRALHPDVAGPYSWWSYRGRAFDNDSGWRIDYQLALGELTGRAKQAVVERAEAYDQRWSDHAPVTVQYR from the coding sequence GTGCCGATCATCCTCTCAACCGTCAACGTCAACGGCGTGCGCGCCGCGGCGACCAAGGGCATGGTGTCGTGGCTGGCCGCGACCGAAGCCGACATCGTCTGCCTACAGGAGACCAGGGCGACCGACGCGCAGACCGCGGCGGCACTGGCTCCGGCACTCGACGCCGGATGGGTGCTCTCCCACGCCGAGCCGGAATCGAAGGGCCGCGCCGGGGTCGCCATCCTGTCGCGGCGCGCGCCCGACGCGGTGCGCATCGGGTTCGGCAGCGCGGAATTCGCCGCGTCGGGGCGCTACCTCGAGGCCGACTTCGATGACGTCACCGTGGCCAGCGTGTACGTGCACTCCGGTGAGGCGAACACACCCAAACAGGACGAGAAGTACCGGTTCATGGCCGAACTCGGCGCCTACCTGAAGTCGCGCACCGGGCAGTTCGTGGTGAGCGGCGACTGGAACATCGCGCCCGCCGAAGCGGACCTCAAGAACTGGAAGGGCAACCAGAAGTCGGCGGGATTCCTGCCCGAGGAGCGAGCCTGGATCGCCGATCTGCTCGCCGCGGGCTACGTGGACGTGGTGCGCGCCCTGCACCCCGACGTCGCGGGCCCCTACAGCTGGTGGTCCTACCGTGGCCGCGCCTTCGACAACGACTCCGGATGGCGCATCGATTATCAGCTCGCGCTCGGTGAGCTGACCGGGCGCGCCAAGCAGGCGGTGGTCGAGCGGGCCGAGGCCTACGATCAGCGCTGGTCCGACCACGCTCCGGTCACGGTGCAGTACCGATGA
- a CDS encoding ribonuclease domain-containing protein, translating into MNLSRKTLGLLGGLVLIVLALGLSLVGGRGDSDTTTAATTTRVVVETTTDSAPKPGPPAASVSAAPVTKVSGVPDRAYTTLVEIDAGRWPDSADAPGTKGGDRFMNRESNLPAKDSAGNPVTYQEWDVNPKQRNRSRDAERIVTGSDGSAWYTGDHYDTFTRMR; encoded by the coding sequence ATGAATCTCTCGCGCAAGACGCTCGGTCTGCTCGGCGGGCTCGTTCTGATCGTGCTCGCGCTCGGGCTCAGCCTCGTCGGCGGGCGCGGCGACAGCGACACCACCACGGCCGCGACCACCACGCGGGTGGTTGTCGAGACCACCACCGACAGCGCGCCGAAACCCGGTCCGCCTGCCGCGAGTGTGTCGGCGGCGCCGGTCACGAAGGTCAGTGGCGTGCCCGACCGGGCCTACACCACGCTCGTCGAGATCGATGCGGGCCGGTGGCCGGATTCGGCCGACGCGCCGGGCACCAAGGGCGGCGACCGGTTCATGAATCGCGAATCGAATCTGCCCGCGAAGGATTCGGCGGGCAATCCGGTGACCTACCAGGAATGGGACGTCAATCCCAAGCAGCGCAATCGTTCTCGCGATGCCGAACGGATCGTCACCGGCAGTGATGGCAGCGCCTGGTACACCGGCGACCACTACGACACCTTCACGAGGATGCGCTGA
- a CDS encoding oxygenase MpaB family protein produces the protein MAVQHGEPGYFADQSMIRRVMSKRAVGVTYGLRALVVGAVHPLLYVGTAEHTSHRDTPYTRLATTGALFEAVFLGSKAEADRALAFTRRKHSQVVGTLPEDAGPHHPAGTAYAAHDPQLMFMTMAFTFDSAEVMHDTLVRELTPTEREDLYQDYVRWGELFGMPREAAPADYPAFRRYFDDYLSSGELFLTDEARLVGSYLAGQRRAYRLAPPAEQVGTALYLLVQGSLPPRIRQLYGMAWGITDELAYRTLSTGIRTAHRAPPLAPRVLAGTLAGPSTPSYQLLARREQHMVRTGKPSMPGVDPRNWVQRNLAV, from the coding sequence ATGGCGGTACAACACGGCGAACCCGGCTACTTCGCCGACCAGTCGATGATTCGACGGGTGATGAGCAAGCGCGCGGTCGGTGTCACCTATGGCCTGCGAGCACTGGTCGTCGGTGCGGTGCACCCGCTGCTCTACGTCGGCACGGCCGAACACACCAGCCATCGCGACACGCCCTACACCCGCCTCGCCACCACCGGCGCCCTGTTCGAAGCGGTGTTCCTCGGCAGCAAAGCCGAGGCCGACCGGGCGCTCGCCTTCACCCGTCGCAAGCACAGCCAGGTCGTGGGAACGCTGCCCGAGGACGCGGGTCCGCATCATCCGGCGGGTACCGCCTACGCGGCCCACGATCCGCAGCTGATGTTCATGACCATGGCCTTCACCTTCGACTCGGCCGAGGTCATGCACGACACGCTGGTCCGCGAACTCACCCCTACCGAACGCGAGGACCTCTACCAGGACTACGTGCGCTGGGGCGAACTGTTCGGTATGCCGCGTGAGGCCGCGCCCGCCGACTACCCGGCCTTCCGCCGGTACTTCGACGACTACCTGAGTTCGGGCGAACTGTTTCTCACCGACGAGGCCCGGCTGGTCGGCTCCTATCTGGCCGGGCAGCGCCGGGCCTACCGCTTGGCGCCGCCCGCCGAACAGGTCGGCACGGCACTGTATCTGCTGGTGCAGGGCAGTCTGCCGCCACGGATCCGGCAGCTGTACGGGATGGCGTGGGGGATCACCGACGAGCTCGCCTACCGCACGCTGAGCACCGGCATCCGCACCGCGCACCGCGCACCGCCGCTGGCGCCCCGAGTGCTCGCGGGCACGTTGGCCGGGCCGAGCACCCCGTCCTACCAGCTGCTCGCGCGCCGTGAGCAGCACATGGTCAGGACGGGAAAGCCGAGTATGCCCGGTGTCG
- a CDS encoding barstar family protein has translation MTTRMTLSQFLARPTAEAPVAGRPPVLGALPVDAAQFSGVRYDAPADYQVRELRGPKMRTVAELFDEFAAAFQFPYYFGANKDAFDEALRDLDDVVGDAPGYVAVVRAAAELLAEQPTERAWFEAAVRDAAAYWGRREVAFRVVLQGDPDDFAAIALSA, from the coding sequence ATGACGACGCGAATGACGCTGTCGCAGTTCCTTGCTCGTCCCACCGCCGAGGCGCCGGTCGCCGGTCGGCCGCCGGTGCTCGGCGCGCTGCCGGTCGACGCCGCGCAGTTCAGCGGCGTCCGCTACGACGCGCCCGCCGACTACCAAGTGCGTGAACTGCGCGGACCCAAGATGCGCACCGTCGCGGAGCTGTTCGACGAGTTCGCCGCCGCCTTCCAGTTCCCGTACTACTTCGGCGCCAACAAGGACGCCTTCGACGAGGCCCTGCGCGATCTCGACGACGTCGTCGGCGACGCCCCGGGCTATGTCGCGGTGGTGCGCGCCGCGGCCGAGCTGCTGGCCGAACAGCCCACCGAACGTGCCTGGTTCGAGGCCGCCGTGCGCGACGCCGCCGCCTACTGGGGTCGGCGCGAGGTCGCCTTCCGGGTAGTCCTGCAGGGCGACCCGGACGACTTCGCCGCGATCGCCCTGTCCGCCTGA
- a CDS encoding TetR/AcrR family transcriptional regulator: MGAVAAQRTYGGVSAQQRQAQRRTALLDAALDIVAEDGQAKLTVAGLCSRAGLNERYYYENFPSRDAVLEALLDRIAEELATAIAIALASSPAESRAQAHAAISAGIAVLTDDPRKARAALVASVATPELRARTARTVSAFARLVAAEGTDFYGGIVAPDTVVDFRANYLIGGLVQTLTAWLAGDLPLTRAELIDQTTDVFVLLGDDLAARYR; the protein is encoded by the coding sequence ATGGGAGCCGTGGCAGCACAGCGGACATATGGCGGAGTCTCGGCCCAGCAACGACAGGCCCAGCGGCGTACCGCGCTGCTCGACGCCGCACTCGACATCGTCGCCGAAGATGGGCAGGCCAAGCTGACCGTCGCCGGGCTGTGCTCGCGCGCCGGGCTCAACGAGCGCTACTACTACGAGAATTTCCCCAGCCGCGATGCCGTGCTCGAGGCGCTGCTCGACCGCATCGCCGAGGAGCTGGCGACCGCCATCGCCATCGCGCTGGCCTCGTCCCCCGCCGAGAGCCGCGCCCAGGCCCATGCCGCGATCAGCGCCGGGATCGCGGTACTCACCGACGATCCGCGCAAGGCCCGCGCCGCGCTCGTGGCCAGCGTCGCCACCCCCGAACTGCGGGCCCGCACGGCCCGCACGGTCAGCGCCTTCGCCCGCCTGGTCGCGGCCGAGGGCACCGACTTCTACGGCGGCATCGTCGCCCCGGACACCGTGGTCGACTTCCGCGCGAACTATCTGATCGGTGGTCTGGTCCAGACCCTCACCGCCTGGCTGGCAGGCGACCTCCCGCTGACGCGCGCGGAACTGATCGACCAGACCACCGATGTGTTCGTCCTGCTGGGCGACGACCTCGCCGCCCGATACCGCTGA